One Lucilia cuprina isolate Lc7/37 chromosome 4, ASM2204524v1, whole genome shotgun sequence DNA segment encodes these proteins:
- the LOC111680190 gene encoding attacin-A-like, whose amino-acid sequence MGISFSTNTWGINNINLYGAQKVGNEQIQTLAGLFAHINLDEGPLVQGLFAETNVVGNAVNVTYTTISREGDNLQGSFRLQLFKQELWELNLNFFHNITNIYNFFKFSRFGGNICWSFPQEGNMLELGVSHIPLFHTTTLDLICKTNLWKSKNDSFNIDLTTNMTFNIRGPLVGQHNFVASLTLSYDLWHTVLKEKVLTN is encoded by the exons ATGGGCAtaagtttctcaacaaatacCTGGGgaatcaataacataaatttgtatGGAGCTCAAAAAGTAGGAAACgaacaaatacaaacattagCGGGACTATTCGCTCACATAAATCTTGATGAAGGACCTCTTGTGCAAGGATTGTTTGCTGAAACAAATGT TGTAGGAAATGCTGTCAATGTTACTTATACCACCATCTCAAGGGAGGGTGATAATCTGCAGGGCAGTTTTCGTTTACAGCTATTTAAGCAGGAATTATGGGAActgaatttaaatttctttcataatattacaaatatttataattttttcaaattttctcgTTTTGGTGGCAATATTTGTTGGAGTTTTCCCCAAGAGGGCAATATGCTGGAATTAGGTGTTTCTCATATTCCTTTATTCCATACCACCACTTTAGACTTGATCTGTAAAACGAATTTATGGAAAAGTAAAAATGACTCTTTTAACATTGATCTTACTACCAATATGACGTTCAATATAAGAGGTCCTTTAGTGGGTCAGCATAATTTTGTGGCCTCTTTGACGTTATCTTATGATCTGTGGCATACAGtgcttaaagaaaaagttttaacaaattaa
- the LOC111690283 gene encoding dynein regulatory complex subunit 5, producing MDFTYVEFPSTVNFNTFKAYYELHKCKLPNIHGKSLNYTEDLETNTNQIKTLRHLVLDTILDNWSDNPIFKEIERQEDRNYILSNLNVNLPLKILSSYIQDDFFWRKSYQHRWKTLYYMSYTYQTQPPTISTFSPRASPTTTKPLQQQQYAVVKEKCKKTKPWINIYMERHLQEFIENLTTTDYDQERVQATLDICAMYINQLEINYLQPSMDGQNDHIPLDFILRNLPELHTLRLTYCTKTIGTHYYLGCNMLSRCDASLLARGLQQCHELVNFCLHNTKLEPYQLGLFAYSLDKGCHYLSALSLEHCSLGDEGIREFLSSCNKESFGTLKYLDLTNNKITTNLKIKPSKDSIEVV from the exons ATGGACTTTACCTATGTAGAGTTTCCATCGACGGTAAATTTCAACACCTTTAAAGCGTATTATGAACTCCACAAATGTAAACTACCAAACATTCATGGCAAATCATTAAATTATACGGAAGACTTGGaaacaaatacaaatcaaataaaaacccTAAGACATTTAGTATTGGATACAATACTCGACAATTGGAGTG ACAATcccatatttaaagaaatagaaCGTCAAGAGGACCGTAACTATATTTTAAGTAACTTGAATGTAAATCTTCCTCTAAAGATTTTAAGCTCATACATACAAGATGATTTCTTTTGGCGTAAAAGCTATCAACACCGTTGGAAGACACTTTATTACATGTCGTACACATATCAAACCCAACCACCAACCATATCAACATTCAGTCCCCGCGCCTCACCAACTACAACAAAACCtttacaacaacagcagtatGCTGTTGTGaaggaaaaatgtaaaaaaacaaaaccttgGATTAACATTTACATGGAACGACATCTGCAAgagtttattgaaaatttaacaacaactgACTACGACCAGGAGAGAGTGCAGGCGACATTGGACATTTGTGCAATGTATATAAATCAATTGGAGATAAACTACCTTCAGCCTAGCATGGATGGGCAAAATG ATCACATTCCACTTGATTTCATTTTGAGAAATCTACCGGAATTGCATACATTACGTTTGACATATTGTACCAAGACTATAGGCACGCACTACTATCTGGGCTGTAATATGTTATCGCGCTGTGATGCTTCACTACTTGCTCGAGGACTACAGCAGTGTCATGAATTGGtaaatttttg tttaCACAATACAAAATTGGAACCCTATCAGTTGGGATTATTTGCTTATAGTTTAGATAAGGGTTGTCATTACCTGTCCGCTTTGTCCTTGGAACACTGTAGTTTGGGTGATGAAGGTATACGTGAGTTTTTAAGCTCTTGTAATAAGGAATCGTTTGGAACATtgaaatatttagatttaactaataataaaataa ctACCAACTTAAAGATTAAACCTTCAAAAGATTCAATTGAagtagtataa